A genome region from Candidatus Poribacteria bacterium includes the following:
- a CDS encoding tetratricopeptide repeat protein — MTKVLNNTILFLLIGVSLLFSSFTTIAEELPLSLGRHLAAQGNHDAAITEYKRFLFFHPDDPRVGEVYYNIGLTYRTQGLWTEAVTALRTATYLAADSEIKSEYQLELAVTLIATKNYDLAQLELIKVTLRNPPAQLHRRTLFLQAVAYIYQFRWEEARSVLQDYTTDEKLGVLFDSAMNVPQKSVKVARVLSKILPGAGHAYTGDWRDGLNALFLNGAFGFLAVDAVLDGHYTDAVLWVGAVFLRYYRGNTFRAEAAVAQFNLRQSQRAAEALLQRLQEIVNTP, encoded by the coding sequence GTGACCAAGGTTTTAAACAACACTATCCTGTTCTTGTTAATCGGTGTTTCTTTGCTTTTCAGTAGTTTCACCACAATCGCAGAAGAACTCCCGTTATCCCTCGGTAGACATCTCGCCGCGCAGGGTAACCACGATGCTGCTATCACCGAATACAAACGTTTCCTCTTTTTCCATCCAGATGATCCGCGTGTCGGTGAGGTCTATTACAACATCGGACTCACCTATAGGACGCAAGGTTTATGGACGGAAGCAGTTACCGCTCTACGGACCGCGACGTATCTCGCTGCAGATAGCGAGATAAAATCGGAATATCAATTAGAACTCGCTGTGACGCTAATTGCCACAAAGAACTACGATCTCGCGCAGTTAGAATTGATTAAGGTGACGCTGCGAAACCCACCCGCCCAACTTCACAGACGCACCCTTTTCTTGCAGGCGGTTGCCTATATTTATCAATTTCGATGGGAAGAGGCGCGTAGCGTTCTACAAGACTATACCACTGATGAAAAACTTGGCGTACTCTTTGACTCTGCTATGAATGTACCACAGAAATCTGTCAAAGTTGCGAGAGTATTGTCTAAAATCCTTCCCGGTGCGGGGCACGCTTACACAGGCGATTGGCGCGATGGGTTAAATGCGCTCTTTCTAAACGGTGCATTCGGCTTCCTCGCTGTTGATGCAGTGTTAGATGGACACTATACAGACGCTGTCTTGTGGGTAGGTGCCGTTTTCTTACGCTACTACCGCGGGAACACATTCCGCGCGGAAGCAGCGGTGGCACAGTTCAACTTACGTCAGTCTCAACGAGCCGCCGAAGCACTCCTCCAACGCCTCCAAGAGATTGTCAATACCCCATGA
- a CDS encoding TRAP transporter fused permease subunit, protein MTQTETEDVASFETLQRPELEKGYKWIFELGAAGLVFFYIYSAGFGSASEQYHLGLYLLLTFALIGILYRFRKNSIVSRPSILDFLLIAGSIFTIGYWIVEYPNLANRAGNYNQLDIFVGAVAIIISFDVSRRTVGWALPIIAIVGILYALFGRAMPDAIAHKGFPLRRIIEYCFFSQAGVFGIMANVMATYVILFIFFGAFLEKSGVGQFFINLPMAIAGRSTGGAAKVSVMTSGFFGSVAGSAIANTVATGTFTIPLMKRTGFRPHVAGAVEASASVGGQFLPPVMGAGAFLMAERTGLPYSQIALLSIVPAILYFLSVWVMVHCEAKKQGLERIPAAETPKFIPLLKSGWYYLLPLVTLVGILIAGYTAYKAAFFSILVTIAVSYFRPETRLTPKRIWEAMVSGAKNSLAIGGAVGTIGIIVAVIDLTGLGRIFPDLVLSVAGDNRAIAILLLAAASLVLGMGIPVTAAYLITSELAVPILTTPEMGIPIIAAHLIIFWLSQDSNITPPVALGAYAGAAIARADPWKTGWACFKFAKLLYIMPLLFAYTHILFTEGTPEQYVLSVVTAIVGTIIFSIVTMGYFVRKTHWYEWILLALAAFLAYIYNIWTFIVAIVLVIIVYIIQKRSET, encoded by the coding sequence TCGTTTTTTTCTATATCTATAGCGCAGGCTTCGGCAGTGCCAGTGAGCAGTATCATCTCGGTCTTTACCTCCTTCTGACCTTCGCGCTCATCGGTATCCTCTACCGATTTCGGAAAAACTCCATAGTATCCCGACCCTCTATACTTGATTTTCTACTCATCGCAGGCAGCATTTTTACAATCGGTTATTGGATTGTGGAATATCCGAACCTCGCCAATCGGGCGGGTAATTATAACCAACTCGATATTTTTGTCGGGGCGGTTGCGATTATCATCAGTTTCGATGTGAGTCGTCGGACAGTCGGTTGGGCTTTACCAATCATTGCTATTGTCGGTATCTTATATGCACTTTTTGGGAGAGCTATGCCGGATGCCATCGCCCACAAAGGTTTTCCACTCCGCCGGATCATCGAATACTGCTTTTTCAGTCAAGCCGGTGTCTTCGGTATCATGGCAAACGTGATGGCGACGTATGTGATTCTTTTTATTTTTTTCGGGGCATTTCTGGAGAAATCTGGGGTCGGACAATTCTTTATTAATCTACCCATGGCTATAGCAGGGCGTTCGACAGGCGGTGCCGCGAAAGTTTCAGTGATGACATCGGGCTTTTTCGGTTCTGTAGCAGGCAGTGCCATCGCAAACACTGTCGCCACTGGCACATTCACCATACCGTTGATGAAACGGACAGGGTTCCGTCCACACGTCGCCGGAGCAGTTGAGGCTTCTGCCTCCGTAGGTGGACAATTCTTACCACCTGTGATGGGTGCCGGTGCCTTCCTAATGGCAGAACGGACGGGCTTGCCGTACAGCCAAATCGCACTTTTATCCATTGTACCAGCAATTCTCTATTTCTTATCCGTCTGGGTGATGGTGCATTGTGAAGCAAAAAAGCAGGGACTTGAACGGATACCAGCCGCAGAAACCCCGAAATTCATACCGCTCCTTAAAAGCGGGTGGTACTATCTACTCCCGTTAGTGACTCTCGTTGGCATCTTGATCGCTGGTTACACCGCCTATAAAGCAGCGTTTTTCTCTATTCTCGTCACGATTGCGGTGAGTTATTTCCGTCCAGAGACACGGCTAACGCCGAAACGTATCTGGGAAGCCATGGTAAGTGGGGCAAAAAACTCACTCGCTATTGGGGGGGCTGTTGGGACCATCGGCATCATTGTCGCTGTTATTGATTTGACGGGGTTAGGACGGATATTTCCGGATTTAGTCCTGTCGGTTGCTGGTGATAACAGGGCTATTGCTATCCTGCTTCTCGCTGCTGCCTCTTTAGTACTCGGAATGGGAATTCCAGTCACCGCCGCTTACCTGATTACCTCCGAACTCGCCGTGCCGATTCTGACAACACCTGAGATGGGTATCCCGATCATCGCTGCGCATCTGATTATCTTCTGGCTCAGCCAAGATTCCAATATCACACCGCCAGTCGCATTAGGGGCTTATGCGGGGGCTGCGATTGCGCGGGCTGATCCGTGGAAGACGGGCTGGGCATGCTTCAAGTTCGCGAAGCTCCTCTACATCATGCCGCTGTTGTTTGCGTACACGCACATCCTATTTACAGAAGGCACACCCGAGCAATATGTACTATCTGTGGTGACGGCTATCGTCGGGACTATTATTTTCTCAATCGTGACGATGGGGTACTTTGTGCGTAAGACACATTGGTATGAGTGGATACTGCTCGCGCTTGCTGCGTTTCTTGCATACATCTATAACATCTGGACGTTCATTGTTGCGATAGTTTTGGTCATCATCGTCTACATCATCCAGAAACGATCAGAAACATAA